CTGAAGTGGGTATGGTTTTTCAGCAGTTCAACCTGTATCCGCACCTGAGCGTTCTTGAAAACGTAACACTTGCACCGATTAAAGTTCGCAAGATGCCTAAAGGACAGGCTGAAGAACTTGCTATGAAATTGCTTGAGCGTGTCGGAATTCACGATCAGGCAAGCAAATTTCCTATTGAATTATCAGGTGGTCAGCAGCAGCGTGTAGCAATTGCCCGCGCACTTGCCATGAAACCTAAAGTCATGCTGTTTGACGAGCCTACTTCTGCTCTTGATCCTGAAATGATCAACGAAGTGCTTAACGCTATGAAAGACCTTGCGCGTGAAGGAATGACGATGCTCTGCGTAACTCATGAAATGGGCTTTGCCCGTGAAGTTGCTGATCGAGTAATCTTTATGGATGCCGGTGAGATTGTGGAAGAAGGGACGCCGGAACATTTCTTCAGAAATCCGCAGCATGAGCGAACAAAGGCTTTCCTGAAGGAAATCCTCTAGAATAATACGAGTTTGTGATTTTTACAAATTCTGGACCAGCTAAATAGGAGTAAGTATATGAAACGTTTTGTGCTGATGGCGTTGACACTATGTCTCGTACTGGCCTGCACTACTGCTTTTGCGGGTAGAATTGACGACATAAAAGCACGTGGTGCTTTGGTTTGTGGCGTTAAAGATTCCGTAGTTCCTTTTGGTTACGTTGATCAGGCATCCAGCCAGCTTGTCGGCTTTGATGTAGATATCTGTCGCGCAATTGCAAAAGATCTTGGTGTAGAATTACAGCTTAAGACTGTTACTTCCTCCACACGTATCCCGATGGTTGTAAACGGACAGGTTGATATTGCCGCTGCAACCATGACTCATAAGCATGCTCGTGATGAAGTTATTGACTTCTCCCTCACGTATTTTATGGACGGTCAAAAACTGCTTGTAGCAAAAGATTCCGGCATCAAATCTGCTGCTGATCTTGCTGGTAAAAAAGTTGCAACC
This sequence is a window from Halodesulfovibrio aestuarii DSM 17919 = ATCC 29578. Protein-coding genes within it:
- a CDS encoding amino acid ABC transporter ATP-binding protein — its product is MAMIEIKDINKWYGDFHVLKNVSEKVEQGEVLVICGPSGSGKSTFIRCINRLEEIQKGEILLEGHSIHADDVNVNDLRTEVGMVFQQFNLYPHLSVLENVTLAPIKVRKMPKGQAEELAMKLLERVGIHDQASKFPIELSGGQQQRVAIARALAMKPKVMLFDEPTSALDPEMINEVLNAMKDLAREGMTMLCVTHEMGFAREVADRVIFMDAGEIVEEGTPEHFFRNPQHERTKAFLKEIL
- a CDS encoding ABC transporter substrate-binding protein, giving the protein MKRFVLMALTLCLVLACTTAFAGRIDDIKARGALVCGVKDSVVPFGYVDQASSQLVGFDVDICRAIAKDLGVELQLKTVTSSTRIPMVVNGQVDIAAATMTHKHARDEVIDFSLTYFMDGQKLLVAKDSGIKSAADLAGKKVATVKGSTSEKNIKTAQPKARVLSFDEYPQAFLALKQGKAVAVTTDSTILLGLKNSAPEPANWAIVGDYIAAEPYGLGIAENDSDFRDFINKTLNDLWRSGEYQKIYNKWFGKDSNYYLPLTWQMELWP